A single genomic interval of Aureliella helgolandensis harbors:
- a CDS encoding citrate synthase — MSTATNPTDSQTQVARLKIGEQEIDLPVIVGTEDEKALDISALRRETGCVTLDEGYVNTGSTISAVTFLDGEKGILRYRGYPIEQIAAECDFVETCYLLIYGKLPNEQECTEFRESIRQHTMIHEDMRSFYNGFPKDAHPMAILSSVVGALSTFYQDSLDPHDDRQVEISIHRLLAKLPTIAAYSYKKSSGQPFMYPQNQLSYCENFLRMMFALPTQDYEPDPVFVEALNLLLICHADHEQNCSTSTVRMVGSSNANLFASISAGICALWGPLHGGANEACIKMLQTIADDNCDVKKYVAMAKDKQDGFRLMGFGHRVYKNFDPRATIIKKACDKLLAKLNIDDPLFAVAQQLEKVALEDEYFIERKLYPNVDFYSGIIYRAMGLPTQMFTVMFAIGRLPGWIAHWVEMHQSPTNRIGRPRQIYNGPAVRDIVPMDQR, encoded by the coding sequence ATGTCTACCGCTACTAATCCTACCGATTCCCAGACCCAAGTCGCTCGATTAAAGATCGGGGAGCAAGAGATCGACCTGCCAGTAATTGTGGGCACTGAGGATGAGAAAGCGCTTGATATTTCAGCGCTACGTCGTGAAACCGGTTGCGTGACCCTGGACGAGGGTTACGTCAACACCGGCAGCACCATTAGTGCGGTGACGTTCCTCGATGGCGAGAAAGGCATCTTGCGCTATCGCGGCTATCCCATCGAGCAGATTGCGGCCGAATGCGACTTTGTTGAAACTTGTTACTTGCTCATCTATGGAAAACTTCCCAACGAGCAGGAGTGCACTGAATTTCGCGAATCGATTCGCCAGCACACGATGATCCACGAGGACATGCGGTCGTTTTACAATGGGTTTCCTAAGGACGCCCACCCGATGGCCATCCTATCCTCCGTGGTTGGGGCCCTCTCGACGTTCTACCAAGACTCGCTCGATCCGCACGATGACCGGCAAGTGGAGATCTCGATCCACCGTCTCTTGGCAAAACTACCGACGATTGCGGCATATAGCTACAAGAAGTCGTCCGGCCAACCGTTCATGTATCCGCAGAACCAGCTCTCGTATTGCGAGAACTTCCTGCGGATGATGTTCGCCTTGCCAACCCAGGACTACGAACCGGATCCAGTATTCGTCGAAGCCTTGAATCTATTGCTGATCTGCCACGCCGATCACGAGCAGAACTGCAGCACGTCCACCGTGCGAATGGTGGGATCCTCCAACGCAAACCTCTTCGCTTCGATCTCGGCAGGAATTTGTGCTCTTTGGGGGCCTCTCCATGGCGGTGCCAATGAAGCCTGCATCAAGATGCTGCAGACGATTGCCGACGATAATTGTGACGTCAAGAAGTACGTGGCCATGGCGAAGGACAAGCAAGACGGTTTCCGTCTCATGGGTTTCGGACACCGCGTGTACAAGAACTTCGACCCACGGGCGACCATCATCAAAAAGGCTTGCGACAAACTGCTTGCTAAGCTGAATATCGACGATCCACTCTTTGCAGTCGCCCAGCAGCTCGAAAAAGTGGCTCTCGAAGACGAATACTTCATCGAGCGCAAACTCTATCCCAACGTCGATTTCTACTCGGGAATCATCTATCGCGCCATGGGACTCCCCACCCAAATGTTTACCGTGATGTTCGCGATTGGTAGACTGCCCGGATGGATTGCCCACTGGGTTGAAATGCACCAGTCTCCCACGAACCGCATTGGACGCCCGCGCCAGATCTATAATGGTCCTGCCGTGCGGGATATCGTGCCTATGGATCAACGCTAA